The Hirundo rustica isolate bHirRus1 chromosome Z, bHirRus1.pri.v3, whole genome shotgun sequence genome contains the following window.
ATTCCGTACAGTATCAGATTACTAATCTAAGAGAAATTCTAGTAATTAGATCTTATTAGCAAAAGTATCCTATAGTTGACTGAACATCAGTTTCTTGACTAGACTCTTAATTTTCACCAGTGGGTTTCAGAAGAAGGTGGGGAACTTGGCAGTGGGCGTCTATATCAGACACTGGTGAAATTCTAACACCTTTCAGCAGACTAAATCTATAAGCAGCAAGAATGGAACAAATGGTTTCAAAGACAGGCAACACTTAAAACTGACTGCTTGATCTTCACCCCTAATCAGGAGAATAAAACCAGCCACCAAAAATAGCTTTTAAGAACTACAgtgttcattttctcttcaattttttcttcacagcagccaCAAGAACATCATATACTTCTGAATATAAGGAAAGTGCGTGACTTTATCTTTTACATTTGACCGAAGAACAAGCAGCACGAAGCATTTCTGTTTaatgcaaatttaatttttcaccACAAAAAAGATACAGTTGGAAGTAAATTTTACAAACGTTACATGACTCCTTGCCCCTgaataagaaaatacttttcacaTAACACACATTTCCTCTTAGAATATTTACAGTGCACTGCACATTGACGGCAAAAGACACTCTAACATTGCAAGGTTCAGCTCTTCTGTAACAAAAAggtgaaaggaggaaagaaaaaggatgtgAAACGAATAGACAAATAAAACTCCACTTACTAAATGCACAGCTTCATTATACATGTTTACTTTCAGACATTCTTTAAGCTGACGAATCATGGCTTCTACAAATTCCCCGCCAAAATTGTAGTTCCTGGCATTCAGCAAACCCACCAATGTTGTGTAAACAGTAAGCTTTTCTGGTAGCAGACGTGCActgacacagaaaaagaaatactgagtTAGCTGTTTATTCATCATGGGCCAACTGGCCACTGCACAGCATCTTAGAATCTCCTTGCTGTAAGTTAAACTTGCCTCAtgaggaaatgagaaaagacAGCTAAACGTAATCTCACAGTACTGTCCCACAGTTAATATCCACAGatcatattttttttgtttgttttaaccaCAGACATTCAGAAAGGCAATTGCCACTTTCTAGTATAcctaaaatatttgcttttaatttttatctaaTTGTGGAGTATACCAGATGGTTGGACAAATAATATCAATGGCAGAATTTATTGCAAGAATGCAAGAAGTTGTTTTAAGTTCACAGTTCAGAAGCAACGTTATTACACAACACAGGGAAGGCCAGGTCctactgtaaaaaaaataattatcttctACCATTTTTGTATACACTTTACATGTAACTGTACTTTCAAAAGTGTCTTTCTGCTGTTGGGGAAGGAAGCACACCActttccttttattaaaaacattgcTACAAAATAGACCTGAAGTACCTGCAAAACCTTAGCATAGCTGCAAAGTCTGCACCACACCCTTCCTTTGGACTTAATCTTACTTCCTGCAAACGACCCTGCACAACCCCTCCCTCAATACCACTCAGTGACCCTGACAAAGGCACCTCTCTTCCCTTACTTTGCACTTtgtgagggagaggaaggagagctgGCAGAAACCACCAGAGAGCCTGGTTTCTGCTCCTTGCGTTTCCAGTTCCTCTCCTCTAGAAAATGGGCTTACAAAGACATGAGCATCACCGCCAGGGAAGAGAGAGCAGCAAGAAAACATCACAGGTAACTGTCAGCAGCCAGTAACTTTGGAATCAGGAACTTAAGCCACTCGTGGCCTTTAAACTACATCAAACACTGAACTTATGCACAAAGAAAGCACATCCCATATTCCCAGACCTCCTCAATACATACACAGTACACAGTATTCTTAATATCTTGCTTTTGTAATTTGGCAGATCGGCTTCCAAAACACCAGCTAGGCCCTCCAGGTTGCTCTCCAAAGATGAATTACTCTAAAACGAAAATTAAAAAAACCGTTGCATCATCAACCAGGCAAAATGAACTAGTCCGACTCTGACACGTAAGACTATGAAGTTGGACAAGAGCATCCTTTCATATCCCCTCATTTCTGAGGGCAACAATCCGGTTCCATTAGCAGCGAAGATCTGTTCTTGCTTGCCCGAGAGGAGCAGTTACTGCTCAAAAAAGCTGCACCCGACTGCCAAGCTGCCCCCCCCAGGAACTTCAGCGCTCCCCAGGGATGCAAGATTTGAAATCACCTCAGGAGCGCCCCGGTAGCGCGGCCGAGCATTGAGTAACAACAGAGCACGAAGCAAAACACCTTGTTTTTCTGAGCACCGTCATCTTTTGTTCTGCCGCCCCCTCCTCCACCAGCCCTATCTTCGGGACTGGAAATTTGTGCCGCAGGCAGGCCAGTTAATTCTTTCACATCCTTCGCAGAATCAGCAGCACCATCTTTAGATAAAACGCTAACTATTCTCTGGCCTTTTATCGCTTACTGGGAAACACCACGCTACGATTTAAGCACTTGCCCGCCACAGCACGTGGCTTCGCAAAAACCGGCACCTTTCCATTCATCCCacaaaataagtattttcttttgaggGTCGCTACAGACGAAGTGCTCCCACACCACGCACGGGAAGGGGAGCGCTGAAGGGAAAGAGGGCTTTAACTCTCCCGAACCGCCGGGCCGCCTACCTTCTCTCCCACCCTGCAGATGAGCGACTCGAGCCTCTCCTCGATCTCCGACGGCTCGGACGTCCTCCGCCTCTTAtggggctgccctgctccaACAACACACCGAGCACGGCGTTACCGACGCCGCAGAAACCCTGCCGCTCCTCCATCCCGCCCAATCCACCCTCCCTGCCGGGCCACCTCGGGGGCGATGCGGGGCTCACCATCGCTGTCGTCGCTGTGCCGCCGCCGCGACATGGCGGGAAGCGGCGGGGAGGAGCAGCCGGGAGGAGCGGTGAGGAGCGCCGCGGACCTCTGGGAAACGCCGGGCCGAGACACCGCGCGCGGGCCGAGCAAGCGCGCTGCTcccccgcccgcggccgcgctgTTTCCGGGGCGGGCACGGCGTCTTCCGCCCGCTTCCCGACGGAGCCCGAGCACTTCCGGGGCagggggcagcagcagcgcccgcagcagcagcaccagcagcaccagcagaagaGCGGGCGCTTCCCGGCGGAGAGGCGGAGATGGTGCCGGGCGAGGTGGTGCCGCCCGGGCCGGGCTCGCCGCGGGGCAGCGCCGAGGGGGCCGCGGCGGGCAGGAAGCAGCGCGCGGCCGCCCGCAGGAAGGTGGGtcggggccgggcgcggggccgcgccgggcctGAGCCGGGCAGCGCCGTAACCTCGGTAACGCGGACGCTTGCGGTGCGTTCCAGGCCTTTTCCCTGTTCGTCAAAGCCAAGGAGGTGCCGGCCGCATCGTGGTGTCCCGGCGGCGGAGAAGGCGTGCGGTGGCGGTGCTGCCGGCAGGCGTTCGAGGAGCTGCCCAGCATCCACAGGCACGTGGCTCTGCACCACTCCGGAGACGTCGGGCGGCAGGCGGGGCTCGGTGCGGGGTCGGCAGAGGCCGGAGGCGGCCCCGCGGGCGGCCTGGCCCCGGCGGGCAGCGCGGCCCGGCCGAGCGGGCACCCCTGCAGCAACCCGGAGATCTCCTGGGCGCTCCCGGACACAAGCCACGTCAGCCACGATGATCTGACAAGGTAAGAAAGCCCCTCGCGGCTCCGAAAGTCCGGGAGTGGCGTATTCGGCTTTACATGATCGTCTGCCGGTAGTACTTAGAAAATTCAGTCAAACGACGCTTCTAAGGTACAGGAAGAATCTTCCCCAATGTTCCTCTAGATCGTTGGATTCTTTGGGTATCCTTTATGTACAGAGTTAGATCCACTTCAGTTTTTAATGGTGGATTGAACTATCTGAGCTATATCATTCTGCGCTATTAAAGTGGGCTCGTATGGGTGTTGCTTGACTGCTTGGATCTGTAAGGAAGGACCGCAGCAGAAAAGAGCAGAACAGTGGGATATGCTCTGCACGGGTTCGTTTCTGCTGCTCGTTCAGGTTTCCGAGAAAGGCtcacaaaaatgtttctgattGACAAGAGTTCAGCTTGTGCCACACGGAATATGGAAGCACGCAATCTCACAAAAAATattggctttttaaatttagataGCTCAAGTGCTTGAGTTTTCAAATGCCATTTTGGCAAAGTGATGCCATTTAAGGGCATGCTTTTATGCACAAAAGTCAGCAATTCATGTGTTCTGTGTGTGGGGAGAGCATATGGTAGGACACTGGCAGTGAGAGCGCAGACGAGTTCATTTTATAACCAGTCCTGAGAATTACACATGTGGAAGTCTTTTTTAGTTAACATTCCTTCTGTTTGAAATAAATCAAACCCAGCAGTGCTAATACCTCCAAAGTttatttgagggttttttcctctacaAATCCGCCAGAAGAAAATCGTCTGCTTTTTGAATGCTTACTGCCAATAGtctaattttgttctttcttaacattctgtttctgtttgcttcCCTTTGCCATGTTGTGGGCAGCCAGGTGGGAGAAGTACTTCTCTATTACTGTTACTGTGAGGTGAGGGATCCAGAGAAACTCTGTGCCTGGCAAAAGGCTTTGTGTCAGCATCTACACCTCACTGGCAAGGTAAGGTTTCAAGCAATGGTTCtattcttaaggaaaaaaacgCCACATCTTTATTTAGTGCAGGCTGGTGGGGTATGTGGAGGACCAGGTGTGTTTTGCATGAGAAAGTGCTAGTTTCTTATGATCCCCTTAAGAGAGGCACTCAAACTTGGTAAAGTATCTTTCAGAATTCTATTTAAGAGCTatcacagcagaggaaaaaaaaaaccaaaacaacagatAATGTTGTATCCCTTTTCATGCAGGGAACCCTGGACTGTGTGGCACTGACTGAGCCTCACGGACAGCACACTGTGCAAACCCTGTCCTTGGAGGGCTTATCACATTTCGATCCCTGTTACACCTGGAAATAGGAAACTGAGTCTTTTTTACGCTCCTGCCATCAACCAGAAAGGATATTCACATGAGAAATTCGTGATGGGCTTTTAGATAAAGACCAGGAAATGAAAGTGGCTTAATCACTGGTGTCAGCAGGGAGCTGCATGCAGGTGTCTCAGTTAGTGTTAGCATGCTGTGGCCAAAGGGCGTCTGCCTCACAATGCAACCTGAGGTCCAAGCTGGAGGGATAGCATGGGTCTGGGCCTGCTCCACTCACTGTATCCTCCCTCCTCAGTGCACAGTGAGCTCCCAGTCAGAGTGGCTACGCCAAGCTGTAAACCATACTGGCAGAGAATTAGGTGAGACCAGCCATCTCCTCAGACCACACCATAACATAGTAGTTCTCATTCCTGCACAGTCTGTTCTCTTCATTCGTGGCAGGCCAGGCCAAGGACGTGCGTTGCTTGTGTAGCTGGCCTCTGGAGGCTGTGGGAGAAGGTGAATGTTAGCCTCACAAAGCTGATGTTCCTAGGCCAtctctggggagaaggagggcaACGTGGAGCAGGAGGCTCCTTTTATCTGTGACTTGTCTTCCTAAGTAGCTTCATGCTCTCTGCCAGTGGTAcatcagcacagggctgggggtgaAATGTTGTCATGGATTCACTCCTTTTTCTAATCAGCTGTCTTGCCTGGTAGTTGGTGTTTTGCTCGAGtatcttctctttgttttttttaatctcatctCCAAGACAGGTACAGCATTTACCTTCCCAAtcagttggtttttttccttgcttcttaTATTCAatctttcccccttcccccctcccctaCTTCAGAGCTTTTGTTCCTTTGTCATTGCTGGAGATAAAATGACTCATCCCAAAATTTAATATTAGATACAATGTTATGCatattcacattttcttttttagctgtGTGAGTCATGGGACACAAGACTATTGTTCTTTCTGAGGTAACTTCCAGTGGGAATTCTGATGCTGACTGCAGGATTTGCCTACAGCAATTTCGCTGTTTATACagcatttctttgtttattgAATGCACTCTTCTCACTGTCCTGATGTGATTCTTTTAAAATGGCTCAGAAGTGATTACTGGATTGTTGAgggtctttttttctgtttattatctTTATGTTCAATTTCAGTCTaaccacattttctttccttattcaATAGTCTATTTTCTGAACGTACTCCTGTGCCTGCCCTTTGTCACCCAGTCATATTTTGCTGATACTACTGTGATCTGTTTTGCTTAAGACTCAGGCTCAGCCCTGTCTTCTCCCCTTGCCTTCTAGGTACGAGTTGCTTCAGAAGGGATCAATGGGACAGTTGGTGGAAGCAAAGTAGCTACCCATCTCTACATTAAAGTTATGCTTTCCCAGCCTCTGttcaaaaacattttgtgtCAAGAGGATTTCAAGGTatgaaaatacagtatttacaCAGACTTTGTTAATGCTGGTAGTCtaattttcaagaaataaatacttttccttCTTGACAGTATTACTTCTGCTGTAGCAGTTTTCCTCCCACACCACATGCTTAAGTCAGTGGATCTCAACAGTACCACAAATCTTTGCTGTTTTTTACCAAAATTAGGAATTGCCATGGGCAGTGATAGCAGCTGCTACGAGCTTTGGCAGCTATGGGTGCAGCCACAAAGCTCCCCAGTACAGGTGAGTGAGGGAGTGTGCTTAAGCCCCACCATTCTGCAACGAGCATTTACTCCAGACTAAGCAGGCATCACAGTATTCATTTGGCCCAGTAAAGTATTTGCACTCTGTCCTTTTCACCCTGATTTGAGATCCTTGACTGAAAGCAGTACTAATGATTTAGGTTCATGCAGGCTTTGGTGTCCACATAGATGCACTGTCAATTCCATGGATTTGGTATCTTCTAGAGAAAACACAGCGGGACTGTCAAGAGGTTTCTCTGCACTTGACTTTGTGCCTAGCAGGAGCATACTTAATGATTGCTGTCCTCACATGGTGAGGGCAGCAGTTGGCTGGTGCACTGTATGGCATTCTGGTAGGCCTTGGCTGCCAACCACTGTAGGTTCTGGTTTTTCTGCAAGGAATTAAAGCTGCTACTTaaacagcagcttttctccacaggtgttttttttttttttttttttttttttttgcagggagtgctattattttttcataagcAGCTAGATAAAAGGAGTTAGTGAAACTTGAAAAACTCAGATTCCATGCTGTAGTGGTTTCAccttcactaaattctggtcttaggactcactctttttctgtgggagagagactaggagaaaaacaaagcaggctcagtgttaaaaatgaacaaatagttttattaacacacactaaaagaatagaaaaagaaagttgggaaaaaaactaaaccaaaacagaatgaaacttcaaaaccactcttccctccccttacaaactgtttactttcctacaaaacaacatagacaaaacttgtaattttcagccagtttcaccatctgacaatagtctttcatcaattcgttaggagaagagtctctgttagagtcatggatcccactgacaacctagaacagttctcttgtgggttttttaactgtcgcaaaaacagctgcccagagaaacctgcctttgtgacccctcccaggagcaggttcccaagctgcttatgggtcatgggtcttagacttttgcatactggggtgtcaccttttaaagatgaataactccaaagcaaaggattcttcatttcaaggtacagagatatcttctcacttcttcactggcacagggggcttctcatctttatctctgttcaagcatcttacaggattaatattacttagtccatcacaaacacctttgctcaaatccacacacaaatttaaacaatcatctccccaaatgcttatctttcccatgatttaaaggaatgatctaaatacagagttcatttccatggctcaaataagaatggaacaaccaactcttctACCCTCTGTCCCagtagtcttttcactcttgctctactgacttcatgcggtctcttctttattttcactctgtctctttcttttctctctcagagaagggccaagctctggaagcttcatgttgccaggaaagggttaaatgtgcccagagtctttgtctctccctctgtagctcatggtgttagatgttcaaggccacgctggtgagggaagaagaactcacagaaacatcagagatcagagcacccgggcagtctgggatcacaaaaaaaccaggcaggatcataaatgccttctcagcccaccccttggtgtaaatcggggtgacctcagcctaaatggtgcccatagctctttcagaggcctggcagagatctctccctgccccagggaagttgagagaaagtagttgttgtaaagcagcaacctctccttccccccaccacccgggagccgatggaatccggccaggcctcaggccagcttccccccaaaaagggggagcagcaggcccaattcgatgttacctgtctctctctggccaaaggaaagaaggaaaaaggacccacctacaggaaatcaaggggttttatatggtacttcccaaagctgtagccaacaattttcagtggtcagaacagatgccaatattccaactaacgctctgataggtccctgtcctttctaaagcaattcccaggtcctgacccggaaaatcattccacattcctctatgactaaaaaactaaactgtactaacatATGACACATGCTGAGCTGCAGTGATGATCCAGTCTTAGCTTTATAAGTGTTATGCTTGGCTGAATGTCAAGAGGAGTTGTATTGGTTACAGTCATATGTAGATGCAAAAAGAGAACAGGGATGGTTTTGCCCTGACCTTGGCAAAACCTTCAACCTTGAATGATCTCTCTGGGCATTAGTGTTCATATATTAGTGGACTGTGGTGTTTGTTGCTTGGCAGTTCCTCATGAGTGTTacttgctgcctccgctgaggcgaagggacctggttcaggaacgacatggcagccacacccaggctgctcaggccaccagctcacagacaccaatgtggtggacagCAAATGGCATTTATTgactggttacatggagttataaaacctctgtttgctacatcacctccgtctgcttacgttacaagttaggtgttgcttagcttatcaaggacactaaacaactcagtgttgagggaggggttctgtctacccgtacaGCAGGATATCTTCCGATCGCCTGTCCCTGATCTCCCACAGTTACATACCCAAGTGAGTGAGGCTTTCTGGTTGCTGTGCAATGAAGACATGGAATAGAGGAGTGAGAACCGTGCTTGGGGCCATGAACATACCAGTGGCCACAACAGTTCCTGCAGACTGATTTCCATACTGCTGCTGCGCAGCACTGCACTTTGAATATTTATATACTTGGTGGTGCCTAAGCTGTGTTTGAggctcagccctgcagaaatTCTCACTCCCTGTAGCCTGCAGTGGGGGTACCTACCAAAAAAGGGCTTACTAGGACTTCTGAGAGGGAAATCCCATGCTTGAgtttggggggaggggaaggtACCAGCCTCTACTGTTAACGAATCTTGCGGCTGGCTGACCTCTCAGTCATCTCCTTCGCAAACGTGAACGCTGCAGCTCCCATCACACACATCATGACTGGAGGCACAGCTGTGCTTGtgtccagtgccagagggatgAAGAGAACTGCAGGGCCTGGATGTGGCAACATGATCCTTTACTGAAGGATGTTATTTACTATTCCTGTCAGGATCAACATGCTTTTGTAGGGGCCTCAACTTTATCACGATAAGTGCTAGTAACATGTTTCTGACTAAGATTTGGTCTACATCCCTGCACCTCCAACCAAATGCTGTCTGTCTCACCTGCAGGGTAGTCATTGGGCCTAAGACACTTGTTTTGCAGGTTGTGTTGGAGTCCACTGCCTAAATTTCAGGATTTAGAGTGTGGGTTTTAGCAGGAAAGACATTTCTTTCCCTTAGCTGCAAAGCTATTTTCATATTCTAATGAGCTGTAGAATTAAAGCGAGCGGgtagttttaattttgacacCAGGCAAATTTTGGTAaattgtttttgtgtttggtttcctagagcagtgcaggaggagctCACTGTTTCCCAGATCTTCGAGTTGGAGTATTCAAAGAAATTGTACCTATGGGCATTGATCCAAAGATAGTATCTTATAAGGAAACTGGTAAGtttatataatgaaaaataaagcctCTCACCCAAGTGAGAGGTGAGTGAAAAGTGAATTACCTTCATCAAAAATACTTCCCTTTGCACAATGGCCAGGACACGGGAGAAATAGATACAGAGAAATTGATACCTCACTGGTAGCCAAAAGCTACTGGTGCAGAGAATTTGCTGGCCCAGATTTTGGCTAGCCAAGTGTATAGCTGCCTCAGAAAACTTGAGAATTAACTTCAGGTTTTGTGGGAGAGTTGAGATGACATGAAGCAGTGACCTTGTTGTGGGGTAGGGACTGCTAACTTGGCTTCACTTGTTTTGGAGCCAGCAGCCATATTCCTGCCTTTTGCACTAAGCCAATCCAAGTTCTGCGTGAACTCCATCTGACTGCATTTGTGTTGTGCTAACTGTAGCTGCTTAGTGTGGATTACGACTGATAAGGTGTTCCTGGCTGTGGATTTGCTGCAAGATGCTTATATAGGTGGTaagcaggagcacaggaaaTAGCAATTAACAGAGCaactttgggcttttttttccaacaagAGGTTTTGTTGGTGTCAAATTTCTACAGCATCTTTTTGTGGATTTGGAAGAGGATTTTGTGGATgttttttgtttccagttttTGGTAATTTGTAGGATGTGTGTCTGgctatttctttccttttttccctttttctccaattttgcagcattttgtgGAGGTGGTTCCTATTAGTCCGGCAGGTCGCTTGTAGGGGTATTTTTTAATAAGGTAAAGGGTTTTGCGGGTGGAGCTTTTTAGTTTTTCAGTAGATTTAAGAGTCCTAAGCCCTGAAAGTTGAGAAGCTTTATGTAAATTGAAGTTGTACTGAAAGTAATATTTTATGGATTACTGAAAGTAATGTTTATGAAAATTTTCCATTGTTATCAAGAagagtttaatttaaaaagttctaTTTCTCCACCTCCAAATATAGTGACAGATGAGCAAAAGAAGTGGAACATCACTCCCTCTTACAGCAGTAAGAGTAGCCAGGGGGACGCAGCGGAAGATTATAGAGATAAGCACCTGTCTGCTGCGTCTTCCGTCGTATGGAAGagtgttgtgttttctttcatttgccaATAGGAAGCCAAACATGGATAACTTTGGCTGATTGAGTTGTAATGAAAAGTCTGTGAACAATCACAAAAAAGGTTTGTCTGGAAATCTAAGGAGAATCTGGATTAATGATCTCATATGTGACATTGTTTCATAGTTCTGCTTCTCACTTCTcttccccctctctcttttttgctttttgttctgttttgttaaaGGAATCCATTTATCCCCTCAGGAATTTCATAGAGAAGTAGAACAGTATTTGTCTCAGGCTACTCAAGGACAAAGTGATACCATCTTGCTGGACTGTAGGAACTTCTATGAAAGTAAAATAGTaagtgctgctttcctgcttcTTTACAGGTGCTGGGGTGAAATATTTACAATTGTGAGGGTGTAACCTTGATATTAGAAGAGCTTATATACTCCAGATTGACTGTAATGTGTACAGAGTGCAGTTCAGTAATGAATATTAGACACAAAGAGTAGTGGACCTCAGCAACTCAGGATGGAGCCTGGCTGGCCAAGTGCTTACACAGTGTGGggcaggaagaaaatgaaatggtCCATACAACCATGAGCATGAATGTTTGAAGTAGCATAATTTGTAGGGAtgtttttcaccattttttgTCTTGTCCCATATGTCAAAAAGATAGGGGCATCCTGCTGTCACAACCACCACCTCTCATACACGGTTGTGGTTTGTCCTCTCTCTGACAGTTCTGCTTAGCTCTCTTTCCTTTGTTTCGATGAGGAGACTTGCTGTGTCCAGAATCCTCCTACAGATTTTAACATATGTTTTGATGCATAAATGCAGCTGAGGAGCTGTCTAAAACAGCTGCAGTGAGCTGAGTATTTCTGCCCAAAGATTTGTTACTTCCTCTAGTTTGAAGCACAGACCTTACCAGTAACAGCGTTTGTAACTAATTGCATGGCTATCTGTTGTAATTGCAGGGACATTTCCAGGGCTGTCTGGCTCCAGATATCAGGAAGTTCAGCTATTTTCCCAGCTACGTAGATGAAAACCTGGAGCTTTTTAAAGACAAGCGTGTCCTAATGTACTGCACTGGAGGCATTCGTTGTGAAAGAGGCTCTGCTTACCTCAGGAGCAAGGTAAGATGTCATTCTGAGGGCACAAGTGTCGGGGAGTTGAGGCTGCTTTAAGGGCACCTGTCTTTTGTCTTGCTGATGAATTCTTACTGTGCACTAACTGCAGAATGCGCAGGTGGGGAGATAAATGCCTCTGACGTGCTTATCTCATGCTGTCTGTCAGGGACCTGGATAGTTCAGTGTGGCTCAGTATGACCTGTGTGGACTAGTgtcacagcaaagaaaataattacataaCCCATTTCCTGAGAAAAGGTATTTGTAAGGTTTTTGGAAGGCTTGAAAATACTCTGCAGTGTTTCCACAGACTGTCTAGGTTATGCTCTGTGGTCATTACTGCACAGCTTGAGCATCTCAGAGTGATGAAAATTAGCCAGTCAGTGCTTTTCCCAGTGTTGCAGAACTAAATCCAGCACAG
Protein-coding sequences here:
- the TSTD2 gene encoding thiosulfate sulfurtransferase/rhodanese-like domain-containing protein 2; the encoded protein is MVPGEVVPPGPGSPRGSAEGAAAGRKQRAAARRKAFSLFVKAKEVPAASWCPGGGEGVRWRCCRQAFEELPSIHRHVALHHSGDVGRQAGLGAGSAEAGGGPAGGLAPAGSAARPSGHPCSNPEISWALPDTSHVSHDDLTSQVGEVLLYYCYCEVRDPEKLCAWQKALCQHLHLTGKVRVASEGINGTVGGSKVATHLYIKVMLSQPLFKNILCQEDFKSSAGGAHCFPDLRVGVFKEIVPMGIDPKIVSYKETGIHLSPQEFHREVEQYLSQATQGQSDTILLDCRNFYESKIGHFQGCLAPDIRKFSYFPSYVDENLELFKDKRVLMYCTGGIRCERGSAYLRSKAVCREVYQLKGGIHKYLEEFPDGFYRGKLFVFDDRYAICSNEDIISACRYCGVLWDQYKLCSSQHCRQLVLTCPSCCNKGLTACCPVCQEKELKVTSRASGQTLKEECECTRRRPRVPIEHGSPRMLDTGKD